The region tgtatgttgttaagtatgttgttgttgataagAGTTAGTATGTCGttaataaaagttgtatgttgttgttaagGTTTGTTTAATGATATACCTTATAAATTGCGCTTAGTTAACATGTCATAGGAGATGAGTTTATCATATTGTATGTTGCACGCTACAACCTTTTTACCATGGCCAGTCGCCTGTGGTTGTAGACAGAGCACATACAACCACAAACTACCTTATTCTCTTCAATCTCCAAGTTAAGTCTACCAAAAACATTTGCATTCCATCTCCTCATACTCCCTTTAAGCTTTTTGAGTTTCTCTTTCATGACAAAGTCACTTCTTCCATCAACTTTTATGCTCTTCCACTCCTTCTCCACAAACCTAATAAAGTCTTTATCGTCGAACCAACAATCATTTCTTTTAAACTGTTTACGACCCCAATCCGAGTTGTTGATCTTGATACAAATTAGGCAATGATAAAAAATGTCCCTCTTACCAATCATTGGACATGTGAATATGTGACTACGTATACGTGTTTGCAAGTGTGTTTTATATGATTTGGATATTCAACGTCTCACAACTTTTTGCGAGTGTGCATCTTACTATCCACTGGGTTCAATGTCTTTTTTAGTCGAAGATTAACTCCAACAAATACTCTTAGACACACAAATGAATGACTAGAAGTTGTAATTTATTCATTTATTGATTTTAAAACATATTACATATAAAATTTACAAACAGATAGCTATTGTGATGGCTAAAAGCACATCAAAACTATTGTTTAACCATTAATATTGCTTAGATATTATAGGAATAGGCTGCCAAATTAATGATTGAATACGATTCTGATGTTCTGGATCTTGAATGGTATGACCATCTCCATGCTGGTACATGAATAATGCCATTCTACCCAGATTTATCGAAATATCTATGAAACTTTTAGAAAAAACTGAATTACAAGCTTCTTTATTCATTTTCTTCCAAATTGTATCCATTATGGACTTTATATGCTCGCGAGCCTCTGCTTCAGAAGCGCCCGTTTCGATCACATAAGATTGAATTGATTTTGGAATATCACCTGTCACATTTTCAcgcttcaaaacaaaaaaaaaaattagtGAAATATTAAAGATTCGATTACATTTTTACTTCGTATAAATGGTGTAAAGCTTTTATTTTCAATAGTTTTTTCAGTGGGTTTTATTCTTTTAATGTTTCtttttaataataattttattcAAAAAAATTAACCAAATTATATCAAAGATACTGATAGTCAACTAAAACTTATGTATAACTAAAAATTTACTTCTTAAAATATTGTGTTTAGAAAAAATTAAAGAATAAGATTAAAATTGAAAACATACTTTAGATGTTCCAAGGTCATTAGCAAGGCGTAAAATCATTGATGAATATCGAATTATTTCCGAGTTTTCTTCTAAATGATACAAGTCTTCCATTTTGAATGCATTTGGTATCACAAAGTAACCATGAACAAGCATAAGAGGTGCACTTATAGATATCCATGCATTCTCTATGTATTCCTCAAAGGTTGGAGTATATCCACTATGATACCACTTTGCTTCAATTAAGTATGATTTACATAGACCTGTCCACTATGAAACGTAATAATCATAAGCACATAATCTTATaccaaatatatatatataatcagTGTCTTTCAGAACATGCAAAACATCCATGATTTAAAATTTATCACCATTAAACAATAAAAGAAACCCTTACTTCTTTTTTGAGGTATGGAGCGATAGAGTGCCCAGTTTTGTTCAATATTTCAACTTCAACTTCTTTGACAAAGTCATAGAGAGTATGATAGCATATTTGCATGTAGTCTGGTAGAGAATCTATGGCATTTAGATCCCAtctaaaataaaaacaaaataaaatattgatAGTTATTCACTATTTAAAAtggaaaaataataaaaattattttggaataataatattACCTGTCAACTGCTTCTGTGAAGAGCTCTAGTTCTTCCAAGGTTCCATAAACATCATAAACATCATCAATTATGGTAATTAAAGTATTAACCTTTGTTAGAACTTTTCGAAAATATTCAAATTCTGCATTGAAACTCATTCCCACGTTCCAAACAAAGTTCTCAACAAGCCTATCCctaacaaatttcagcttttcTTCAATTTCAGTTCCTTTCCACCATCttaaaaaatagtagaaaattTAAACATTAATAAACGATACTATATCTCCAGATGTCactattataaataaaaatttattatCTAATTTAAATGAATAATTGATGTATCAAATCTATAGAAATTAAAAAATGAACTTTTGTTACCTCGACGTATACTTAAGTTCTTCTTGATAGATGCTttgaagaatgttgaaatccaATTTAGCAAAGTGAAGCAAAACATTATTCTTATTTTGTTGTTTTTCGTATATATTGATAAAACAACGAGCCTCCCATCGAGGAACTCTCCAATGTAGCGGAAGCTCCAAAGCATGACTTATTTGAAGTGACAAATGACTATCTCCATTTTGATTCAAAAAATCTTTGAGAAACTTTGATGTGAAATCTCTTGCTTTGTCTAATATAATCTCGTCTTCAAATGAATGAAATGAGGCTTCATACATTGACAACATTCCCTCAACATCAAGTATTTGGTTTTTCTTAAAACCACAAATTTCATCTTGAAAGCAATCAAAAACATCTGCAACAAAAAATTATAGCTTTAACTTAATATACAAATTTATATCATTATGATCTCTTATTTTGCATCCAAAGTCGCAATAAAACAGTCACGGTTGTATAAATACTTTTGCTATTTTGATTTGTATAAATTTTGTAATATTGATTACGGTCCTCGCACTGAATTAAATACAATTTATTCTTCAAGACATAACATTATTGGTATCAACATCTATCAATACCGTTTTCGCTGTCACCCTACTGTTTTTTAAAACTCTGATAGTAATATCATTGAAATTTTCTTTTAAGTTAAAATATTAATTAACCTGTAGATATGTCATAATGATGTTGTCTCAAGAGTCTAAACTTGAGTGCTACGGCATGTAAATTCTTCTCCAACTTTGATGTTTGATTGTTGTAAATAATGTCCAATATGTTCCTTATTTCATTATTGAAAGGGTAAGCCACTCCAAGTCTTTGGATTACATCAATAAACTCCAATTGATCAACCTCATTTTCTATTTTGTTGAACATCATTCTCACTTCTTCCCTTAACACTCCACATTTCTCTGCATAACTTTCTTCCTGCATAAATTTAATTAATGAAGTACTAATTGTTAGAGATTTTTTCGTGGTAAACATACAATGATTAGTAAATGCATGGATgatatataaataaataaatgtaaaATTAAGTATTAAATAATCATAACTTATATTCACTATTTAATGATTGTATATAATCATTTGTCCAGATTGAAGGCTGGTATGTAAAAGATCGTCTAGAAATTGCTTCATTATGATGATCATTTGCGACTTCAGATGTTGTCTTGCATTGAATTGGAAGAGGGGAATTGGAGTTCCATATTGCTAGAGATAATGACCTATTTTTGGGAAAAAAGGTTTTGTTAAAAGTAAATGAAGGAGATGAAAATATGGGCAAGGCCATTAGCTAGAAATGAATATAAAATGTGTAGTGTCTGGAGAAATGTTGTAGTATATATGAAACCTAACGCAAGCATTATATAAGGAATCAGGGTACGAACATAATCatattttaaaacaaaactaGAAAAAATCACAAGCCAGCTTACAAAGCATAAAACAAAAGCCAGCAAAAAGTAAACAGGCCAAAAAAACTATCACATGTTGCAATATTTTACTATGTATTATTTATGTATGatttaattattatatttcaaaatgatatatatatatatatatatatatatatatatatatatatatatatatatatatatatatatatatctatatatatatatatatatatatatatatatatatatatatatatatatatatatatatatatattataatatatatatatatatataatattatatatatatatatctatatatatatatatatatatatatatatatatatatatatatatatatatatatatatatatatatatattatatatatatatatatatatatatatatatatatatatatatatatatatatctatatatatatatatatatatatatatatatatatatatatatatatatatatatatcgcATGGTTCAAAACCATAACCAAATTGAATCAAATATATGGATCAATTTGGTTTTTAAAACCACTTTGATAAAACCGGTTTATATTTTTAAAATCGGTTTATGTTTGGATCGGTTTGGTTAATAACCGGTTTGTactaaaaaaaattaatttttgtttGGATCAATTTTAAAACCAAATTTCCCTCAAATTTAATTTTCATTCCAACAACTTCTTAACTCTATCCAATCGCTCTTGAAATCAATCACTATTTTTAAATTTCAATCTGAAAAATCAAAATTAAGTAATTACCTATAAGatagaaaaaaaatcaattttaaaaaaagtGTTTTAAATCGGTATTTTTCAAACCAGTTTTTTATTTTCTGTAAAAAAAcagttttataaaaaaaaacaattttataaaaaaaaacaatttaaaaaaattataaaaataaatcaggtttaaaaagaataattttatggcaaaaataattttaatttcTTTAACTTGCCTTTTTATTTCAACTAGTTTTAAACTTAGTTTATGTTAAAAATAGTTATTTAAAAAAACTGCTTTAAATTTAACTCTTATAATCTCCACAAACAATATCATAATCTCCACAAATAATATATTGATTAAAAACAGAAATAATTTCATTGAATTTGTTACTAGACTAATTAACAACAATAAAATTCTTCAACCTACACTATGAATATAACAAAATATGAAACATGAAGAATCTTTATGTTTTTTCACTTCTAGTTCCATAAGCAATTAATCAGCTTCTTATGCAATAAGCTTAATGctgcataaaataaaatgaaattacAAGAATGTTAGCATATTCAAAAGTGAAAACAGTGAAATTACAAGTATATTTTACATTTTAAGACATGGACGATCCGATTTCTAAGACCATGTCTTGAACAAAATCTAACTCAAACTCATTATCTCAAAAAAGAATACATTCAAGTTAAGGATCCTAGTTTAAAGTACAAAAATATGAGACCCGTGTAAGGGAAGATTCAGTAGCACATTAAGTCAAAACAAATCACGCAACAACATAAACCCACAAGTGCAGAAAATGCACATATAATAAATTGAGTAGAATATGCAAAAACAAACTTTAGAATTCTTTACCGTTAAATCATCTTCGAGTGTAACAGAAGTTGAAGAGGTTGAACAGCTAGCACCATCTTCCGTATAAAGTAATTCCATAAAACATATAAAGAGATTTCATTATGCCTCAAGtataataaataataatacaTTAGCGAATATACTTAGTTATCATACGTTGCTCAAATCTCTCAAGAATATCAAAATCTTCATTTGTAATCAAGGAAGAAGATGTTCCTTTGAGCCAATCTTGGGTGCATATCAACGCTTCGACTGTTGTAGGTGTTAATGAGCTGCGATATGGATCAAGCACCCTTTCTCCTGTACTGAATACAGATTCAAAAGCCACTGTGCTTATAGGTATAGCCGGCATGTCTCTTGCAATGTTTGAAAGGATGGGATATCGGCCAGAGTTCACTTTCCACCACTCTAGAACATTTATCTCCATGTTATGCTCTAACTTCTCTCCAAGATAAGTAGTTAACTCATTATCCGCATTGTCACACCCTTCTGAAATATAGAACTCATCAGTTCCATAAGGATCACTAAAACCACCAAAAAATTGCAACTCATCTGAATTACCTTGAGGAGGCATAAATCCAACACAATATTCCTCATATATAGATTTCAAGCTAGACTCTAAATTTGCTTTCAAGGCGTCAGCATCATCCTTATTATAATATCGCCTTACCATCCAATCGACCAATCTAATCTTGCGCCTAGGGTCGAATACTAGAGCAATCAACAACAACATGTTAAGCTTCTCATGATTTCCCCAATATTtatcataattcttcttcatTTTTTGAGCTACTAAACGTAGATGCTCATCTTCAGACGCACACATATCCACAATGCTCTTTCCAAAACCCAGGATCTCAAACATATAAATATTGCTTGTCAAATAAGATGACCCCGATATGTGTAAGGTAGCATCATAAAATAACTTCAAGAATGGGATGATTAAGTTAATATGCTTCCAATCTTCTTCTGTCGGAACACCTTTCCCCTTCTTTGTCAACTCACTCACATACTTTTTATCTCGAAAACTTAATTCTTCAAAGGTCCTCTCATGTTTTGATGCGGATACTAACATCAAGTATGTTGAGTTCCAACGAGTCTCAACATCTAGCCAAACTAAACCTTTATAATCCATGCTTTCCTCAACAATACATGCCTTGAATTTAGCAAGCCTTGCAGGAAAAGATCTAGCATACCACACAGCATGACGAATTCTACCAATAGAGCCATCAATGTCTTTCAAACCTTCTTTTACAACTAAATTCAATATATGCACACAACACCGCATATGAAAATGGTTTCCACTCATAACTAAACTATTCCTAGACAAAAGCCTTCTCTTGAGACGCTCAACCCCAACGTCATTAGATGAAGCATTATCAACTGTAAAACTAAGCACACGGTTTAACCCCCAACTGTTCAAGCACATCTCCATTGTTGCACAAATAGCATCCCCTGTATGACTTGTGACTTGACAAAAAGTTAAAATCTTCTTCTGTAAGTGCCAATTATTATCAATGAAATAGGCTGTCACACACATATAACTCAATTTTTGACAAGAAGAAGTCCACATATCAGTAGTGAGACAAACTCTTCGACAATTCAGAGAGAgaaaaattttcaaaatcattcTTTCACTATCCCATAGTTTCAAGACATCACGCGCTAGTGTTGTGCGTGAACAAATCTGAAATCTTGGTGATGCGAGACTCATAAATTCATGAAAAGACTCATGTTCAACTTTCTGAAAAGGAATCTCCATGTTTATGAACATCTTAAACATTGCTCTTCTAATGGCTTCTTGGTCAAACTTTACAATTAAAGGAGAGCCAACATGTTCTTCAACACTTGTCGTACAAGACAATGTCCTTTGCCTCTTGTAAACAAGGCATCTCGATACAAGAGCATGCATGGAACTAGTTCCATTATTATACTAAATTTTTGTGTCACAGTATTTGCACGAAGCTTTTTGTTCTTCTTCCGACGATACAATGAAATGCTTCCAAACCTCTGAACGATTCCTTCGCTTCTTAGTGTGAGGAGGTGGCATTTCATTAGAGATTGTAGGTGGAGGGGTTGAAACTGTATTCTCGGATGTTGCATAAGTTGTACCAACATTAGTCATCTTGATTCTGTTAAAAATAGGAAAACAAATTATGATAAAAAAAACACAATAAAAAAACACACAATTGACTTTATTTTAAAACAAACATTTACATTTATCCACAACTCCAATTTATGTTTTATAGTAAAGTTTGTGAACCACCTCATGGTCTTTTTAATGACCAGTCACAATGTTATTGACATCAATCCTTATGGTGTGAGGTCCATGAACAAATATCCTAAAAAGGCATGAACATTCACACCATTTGACATGCTTTCGATTTTTGTGGTCTATTTTTCTGTCAACAAACCTACTGCATGACAACACATTGTAAACAACTTACTACATCACATGGTAACTGCATCAAGCAACTCGCATTGGACACAAACATACTGCATCAAAATTGCTGCTTAAAATTTTAACAAAGTTCAATGTAACGGTACATAGCATATCTTTTGGTGTGAACACACAGTAAAGGATTTCAAACTGTTTTTCAATGTAACAGTAGATTGTAAGTTGAATATTGTAATGAAAACTTTTACCTTCTACACATTTATTAAGAAACACAAACTGTTAACCAATAGTCATACATCTTAATTTTTTCATAACCAATGCGTGCCAAGTTAGCAATTAAAATAGCCCAAACAAAGTATCATGCGGCAAAGTAGTCAGCAACTACAAGTCCAGTAACAGGTCAGACTCTTATGTCGGGTGGATCTAATCATGATTCATTGTCCAATGACATGTGTTCCACCCAATATGAAGGTCTGCAAAAGATCGACACAAAAATATGACAAATAAATTTTATGTTATACCATTTCTATGTCTATGGGAAATCAATTCCAAACATCAAAGGCATAGACAAAGATTGCACTAGTGATGGTGAACCATGTTACAATTGTCATTTCCACTTGAAAATCTTTCGATCGATGTGTACTATAGATATTATTAGTCTTACAAAAGGAATGAAATTAATGTCAATCAGAAACTTTCCCAATACATTTTCAAGCTGAACAGTATTTCCCCTCACAAAGGGACATGGAAAAGCGACTTGAATTCTTCCAGCCAACACATACGACATAAAACAAATCCAAATTGAACTTTGAATTTATGTAATTGAATAGTTATCTTTCaaaatgaagatgaaaagatCAAAAGGTTTAGAGAAAAACAGTGATCTAACATACATAAGACAAATTCTAAGAAGAACAAGCTTTCATATGACAAGTAAACTCCAATAACAGATGAAACAAGTCCAATTCAACAAAGAGCATAATTTAACCATCTCAAGTAAGCAACAATACCATAAAAGATAAGTTCCCTTCCAAATCATTCATCCCATGTCTCCACCGATAATAGAAACATGTTACCAAATCCAACAACCTAGCTTTAAATCGACACCGAACATCTCACAAACCAAAAACCACGAAACAATACCAATTAACATAAAAATCATTCAACAATTGCATTATACTCATAATATTGAATTTGGTATTTTCAAAATCACTCCGATAACACAGAAAGAATAAAGGCACTGTGCTGGAAAGTAAGATGATACTCACACTGTAGCTCTTAGGGGAATCCATGTCGTCGTCGAGAGACTTACTTCAAAGCTTTGATTGAGATGATTCCATGAAACCCTAAAATCGTAATTTTGAGTTGCAAGTTGAAGGGTTTGAGAAGAAAAGATTAGGGTAGGGATTTGGTAGAAGATACACCGGACAATCTTTGTTTCAGCTTCTGAAAAATCAGACGATGCAGGTTTGAAATTTGAAGAATGATGAAGagaaaaaaagatgaaaaaagTTTGGATTTTTGAGAATTAGGGATTCTGAAATTTGTGTTTTGGGTTGATTTGAAATGATTATTGAAAAATCATAACCGTTTACTTGATCTCGTTTGTAACAATGGTTATCggttttttttttattttgataaatggatcaccaatttcaaaatatAATTTTGGGTTGGGTTTTAAAGTTTAGATTAATTTGGATAGGAATTTGATTCATGGTTATTGGTTATTTTGCACActcctatatatatatatatatatatatatatatatatatatatatatatatatatatatatatgggaTCAACTTATTTCAAGAGTAAATTTTTTTACCTTAGTTCAAATCATAATCTTTAAATTTAATATGATTTAATGATTAATTAagatttttatttaattaactATTACATCAGATTCAATTTAAAGATTATGATTTAAAGTAAATTGATCTTAacttatttatatatatatatatatatatatatatatatatatatatatatatatatatatatatatatatatatatatatatatatatatatatatatatatatataggggTGTGCAAAATAACCAATAACCATGAATCAAATTCCTATCCAAATTAATCTAAACTTTAAAACCCAACCCAAAATTatattttgaaattggtgatccatttatcaaaataaaaaaaaaccGATAAACATTGTTACAAACGAGATCAAGTAAACGGTTACCATTTTTCAATAATCATTTCAAATCAACCCAAAACACAAATTTCAGAATCCCTAATTCTCAAATCTAGAAACATATCACTAACTGAATTTTAAGTTATTTATAATTATGTTTAATTCCTTATATTGCTAAAGGATTTTTCTAATCTCTAGACTTAACTCGAAAATTGTTTCACTTCAAAATAAcacaaaatattataaatttatgataaaattatgaaactctCCGGTTTGAAAGTTCTTTAAACCCTTATTTAAATGCACTTAACCGCACTTCAAGCGAAGTTACGAAACTCTAGTTCTATTCATTTCAGTTGTGATAATTTCTACCCAAACTCAAGTTATGCATGACATAAGACGATCAATCCCCTTCTATGTCTACATAAAATTTTCTATTTTTGATAAATTCCAATTTTTCTGATTTTTGACTTTATGGAAAAATGATCGATCCTATAATTTCAGGGAATTGAAAAAAAGAGACCAAGTGAGGTTGCTCAGTAAAACACAATTATCACAACTCATAATTATCTATTCACCTCAAAATATCACAAATGTGATTTTCACAAAACTCTAAAAGGATACAACCCGCACAAAGTAAAACACATATTCAACCAAACCTATATTCATATCAAGCAAATATGTTTATGCATCAACAAAATCATTATCGGTGACCATATGACATGTATTCCAAATCTCTTTTGGTCATCACTATAAACAAAGAAACTAAGCATTTATCAATCAATGCCATTAAGGTTTTCCCCCAATTTTATTTAGCCAAACACATCAAATAAAGGAAACAGAGCATAAACCCTAACACTGATGGAAGGGTAAGGACCCCTCACCACACTGACTTCCTATAATCAATCATCAGTAAAGAAATTCTCCCTGCCTCGAAATTACATATTTTCCTTGTTCTACGTTAGGTTCCCAAAGAATTGTGCAATCCCAATTCTCTTATCAGCAGCTCCCAActttttaattttctttttacG is a window of Lathyrus oleraceus cultivar Zhongwan6 chromosome 6, CAAS_Psat_ZW6_1.0, whole genome shotgun sequence DNA encoding:
- the LOC127093897 gene encoding terpene synthase 10 — its product is MALPIFSSPSYQPSIWTNDYIQSLNSEYKEESYAEKCGVLREEVRMMFNKIENEVDQLEFIDVIQRLGVAYPFNNEIRNILDIIYNNQTSKLEKNLHAVALKFRLLRQHHYDISTDVFDCFQDEICGFKKNQILDVEGMLSMYEASFHSFEDEIILDKARDFTSKFLKDFLNQNGDSHLSLQISHALELPLHWRVPRWEARCFINIYEKQQNKNNVLLHFAKLDFNILQSIYQEELKYTSRWWKGTEIEEKLKFVRDRLVENFVWNVGMSFNAEFEYFRKVLTKVNTLITIIDDVYDVYGTLEELELFTEAVDRWDLNAIDSLPDYMQICYHTLYDFVKEVEVEILNKTGHSIAPYLKKEWTGLCKSYLIEAKWYHSGYTPTFEEYIENAWISISAPLMLVHGYFVIPNAFKMEDLYHLEENSEIIRYSSMILRLANDLGTSKRENVTGDIPKSIQSYVIETGASEAEAREHIKSIMDTIWKKMNKEACNSVFSKSFIDISINLGRMALFMYQHGDGHTIQDPEHQNRIQSLIWQPIPIISKQY